In Cryptomeria japonica chromosome 10, Sugi_1.0, whole genome shotgun sequence, a genomic segment contains:
- the LOC131029283 gene encoding leucoanthocyanidin reductase has protein sequence MAASAAAFPHSFDLCLHTQILEENLVSTMASCDHIVKEEKSISSSKILVIGATGYIGRFVALAVVAAGHPTYALIRPMTAFDAAKEKCLHELKDSGVNIVYGDLNDHSSMVKAMQDIDVVISVVGGGQLTDQLKIVDAIKEIGTVKRFLPSEFGHDIDRANPVEPGLSFYKEKRLIRRAVEAANIPYTYICCNSIAGWPYFYHTHPSELPPPQDQFEIYGDGNIKAYFVTGEDIGKYTIKAVEDVRTVNKIVHFRPPKNFLTLNELAAIWEKKIGKTLPRVCISEQDLLDLAKANNIPESIVASLTHDIFINGCQYTFKMEERKDVEVCELYPEILYTTVHDFFDGYL, from the exons ATGGCTGCAAGTGCTGCTGCATTCCCTCATTCTTTCGATCTCTGCCTTCATACTCAAATATTGGAGGAAAATTTGGTATCAACCATGGCCTCATGTGACCATATTGTGAAGGAAGAGAAAAGTATTAGTAGTAGTAAAATACTAGTGATTGGAGCCACTGGTTATATTGGTCGCTTTGTTGCTCTTGCAGTTGTAGCTGCAGGCCATCCTACTTATGCTCTTATAAGACCCATGACTGCCTTTGATGCTGCCAAAGAAAAGTGCCTCCATGAATTGAAAGATTCTGGTGTTAACATTGTCTAT GGAGATTTAAACGATCACAGTTCAATGGTAAAGGCCATGCAAGACATCGATGTTGTTATTTCTGTTGTAGGGGGCGGTCAACTTACAGATCAGCTCAAGATTGTAGACGCCATTAAAGAAATTGGCACGGTTAAG AGGTTTCTTCCTTCAGAATTTGGGCATGATATAGACAGAGCCAATCCAGTGGAGCCAGGGCTAAGCTTTTACAAAGAAAAGAGACTTATTAGGAGGGCAGTAGAGGCAGCCAACATTCCATACACTTACATCTGCTGCAATTCCATTGCTGGGTGGCCTTACTTTTATCATACCCATCCCTCTGAGCTTCCTCCTCCCCAAGATCAATTTGAAATCTACGGAGATGGAAACATCAAGG CATACTTTGTGACTGGAGAAGACATTGGAAAGTACACCATAAAGGCTGTGGAGGATGTCCGGACTGTTAACAAAATTGTGCATTTCAGACCACCCAAGAATTTTCTCACACTGAATGAGCTTGCAGCAATTTGggagaagaagattggaaaaacTCTTCCTCGGGTTTGTATCTCAGAACAAGATCTCTTGGACTTAGCCAAAG CCAACAATATTCCAGAGAGCATTGTGGCTTCCCTGACACATGACATCTTCATTAATGGGTGTCAATACACTTTTAAAATGGAAGAGCGCAAAGACGTGGAAGTTTGTGAGCTTTATCCAGAGATTCTCTACACTACAGTCCATGATTTCTTCGATGGGTACCTTTGA